ATTGCCACAGGAGGTACACGATGCCGAGCGCCACGATCACGGCGATCGACGTCGTCCAAAACTTGGACTGCTTGAGCAGGTTGATCATTTCGATGTCCTCAGGCTCGGTCGCGTCAGGACCGGCGGTTGTCGTCGCGAGGAGAATGTTCCGGGCCGGCGTCCGGCGCGACACCGGGAGCCGTTGGCGTCAGAACGCTCTTGTCCGCAACAACGGGCGTGGCAATTTTGGCCCGCAACTGGGCTATCTGCGATTCGAGCACCGGCAAATCGATCGCCGCCGGATGCGCCGCGTCGGTCAGATCGGTGGTATCGACATAGACCCGCTCCAAGGCGCGGGCATTGATTGCCTTTTCTTGCACGATCCCTTCGGCTTTTTTCCAATCGGCGACCGCGTTGAAGGGATCGAAACGGCTGGCAATCGCGTACTGCTGTTCGGTCGACTTGGCTTCGGCCAACTGACTGAGCAGGATACTGCGGCCGACTTCGTACTGACGCAGTTGCAGCTCGAGCAAGTACAGGCGTCGCCGCGATTCGCTGATCAAATTCGACTGTCGCGCCAGTTGCTCCTGAAAGCTGTCGATCGCCTTGCGCTCGAGGTTCAACTTATACAACGCAGCCTTGGCCCCCAGATCGTCTTCTTGCGTGACGTGCTGGCGGGCCTCGGCTTCGAGGACACTGACGTTCTCTTCGCTCTTTTGCAGGTTGTTGCGCAGCTCCACCTCGACGGCTTCGGCTTGTGCCAGGGCCGAACGCACGGCACGGATGTGGTCCTGATGCTGGCGCAGGACGTGCGCCAACAGTTCTTCAGGCTGCAGCCGCCGCTGAAAGAGCCAGTGGTAGCCAAACTTGATGCCGCGTCCCAGCTTTCGCGGGCCGACGACCAGCAACAACAACAGAACAGGCAGACCGAACCACAAGATGAATCGAACGAGTAGTCTGTCGATAATTCCCATAAGCTGGCCCTACCAGGGGCCATCGTTCGACCGCAATGCACGCTCCCAAGGACTGACTAGTCCCTGAGGCCGCCACGCGGGCCCCCGACCATGTGGTCGCCAAGGTATTTTAGCCCCTCCTGAGGCGAATAGCGATCGGCCGAGAAACAAACGCAAAGCCGTAAGTCTTTATGCGGCAATGAAAATCGGCCGACTTTGCAAATGACAGGTGACAGCTTCCGGGCCCTGTCCGCTCGGCAATGGGGCGTGAGACGGCCGTGCAAATCACCCGGCTTGGCTGTCGAATCGTCTTCAATCGCCTTGGACGTCGAATTGCTTGGCGCTGGCCTGGACGATCGACCAGGCCGCCGACTCCGCCTTCGCAATGTCGCAATCGTTCGATGTAACGGCAACCGTCATGTTCGTGTCAGGTATGAACACGAGCAAGGCATACCACATGGTGTTCGATCCATTGTGCCAATACGTAACGTGCGGAAGCTCGTCGGTCGCCCTCTTCTTTACCCAGCCGTAAGCATAATTTTCGAGATGAGGATCATGCAGCCGCTTATAGGTTTCCGCGGCGAGCAGCTTCCCGCCACGCAGGTGCTCGTTCCCGTAGCGGCACAGATCCGCCAGCGTCATGTGAACGGTCCCGGCCGGGCCGATGATGGGAGTGACGTCCGACTTGTCACTCACGGCCGTTTTCTTGTCGCGCGTCCTGATGTGACCGCGGGGTTGATCAAGCGTTTCTTCTGGGCTCTTCGGCGCGCCGAACCCGGCGCTGGCAAGCGCAAGCGGCTCGAAGACTTCCCGTCGGACGAGATCTTCCCAGCCCACGCCGGTTGCCGCCTCGGCCATGGCCCCGGCGATCGTGTATCCGATATTGGAATAGGCGTACTTCTCTCCGGGCGTGCTTGCCGGTTTCTTGCTGATCACGTCCATAACGGCCTCCCGGCGCTTCTGGGTACATTCCGGACCGATCGCAGGTCGCAACAGCAGCACCAACATCGGGAAATTCGCCGGCGCCCCCGAAGTATGCGTGAGCAGTTCCGAGAGCGAGACCCGTTTCCAGTCGTCGTGGACCCGTGCGTCAGGGAAACGCTCACCGATCGAGTCGGACCATTGCATCTTTCCCGCCTCGACCAACCGCGCGATCATCGTCGCCGTGATTGATTTGGTAATCGAACCGATATGCCAGCGATCCGCGAGCTCGAGCGGCACGCCGCTATCGATCTTGCGCTCGCCGTCGACGGCAGTCGCCACGACCTGGCCGTCGACCATCACGATAGCGCCCAGGCCGACGAGTTGATTCTGTTGGCGGAGATCGGTGATCAGACGCGCGAGCCAGGCGCCCGACGGGCCGTCGCTTCGAGATGCCTGCCCATCGCTGGACGCCACGGCAGCTACCGGCTCACCTCGATCTTCGACGGCCGACGCTTGCGATACGCTGAGCAAAGCCAGCAAAGTGAAAAGACGGCGGGCGTCGATAGGAATCATCATTTCTCTCGTTGCGCGTGCTGCGCGCGTGTGGTTTCAACGCCCAACGCCATGCTCCGGCTTGCCGAGCCGTTGGGATTGGCGCCGTGAGGTCGGCTTGCGCCGAATCCAGGAGTTACGCCAGTTGCTCGACGATCTGGGCCATGGTGATGCGTCTGTCCGTGGGTTGGCGTACGAGTGCTTCGCGGAGGATTCCTGCAAATGGCTCGGACAGTTCTGCGACGAACTTGGCGCTGTCGAACTGTTCGATGGCCATGAGTGATTCCAGGATGCTCTTGCCGGAGATCGCCGATTTCCCGGTGAGCATTTCATAAGTGATCAGGCCTAGCACGAACACGTCACTTGCGGCGGATGCGGGTTCGCCACGGGCCTGCTCCGGGGCCATGTAGCGAGGCGTCCCGCTGATACGCGAACCGGATGATTCGTTCCACTCAATTGTATTATCGCGGTCTTCCAATGCCGAAACGCGTTGGGCCAGGCCGAAATCCATGATCTTGATCGCGCCGCTCGGCGTGACCATCAGATTCGCCGGCTTCAGGTCGCCGTGAACGACGCCCGCGGCATGCGCGGCCGCCAGACCTGCCGCAATCTGTCGGCCAAACGCGGCCACGACGTCCGGCGCCATCGCGCCGGCCTTGATACGGGCGGCCAGCGTCTCGCCGGCGACGTACTCCATCACGATCATCGGCGCGCCGTTGGAATCATCGACCGCGTGTACGGTGCAGACATTCGGGTGATTCAGCGCGGCCGCGGCTCTTGCCTCGGCTAAAACTCGATCGCGAGTCGCATCGCCCGACGGCAGGACTTTCAGGGCCACGGTGCGGTCGAGCACCAAGTCGTGGGCGCGGTAGACCACGCCGAATGTGCCTGAGCCCAGGAGCGATTCCAGCCGATACTGCCCCATCACCCGGTTGGGTCCAAGTTGTTCGAGGACATTCAAGGGTGCCTGGCCGATAGTACGCTCGGCAGCGCACAATCCGCCGCTCTGCAGGCCATCCAGCACGCGAAGGATCTCGTCGCTGCTGCGACCCACGGTTAAGTTGTGGACGACCTGGTATTGCAAAACGCCGTTGGGGTCGATGATGAACAGTCCGCGAAGCGCCATGTGGCCACGCTCGACAAGCACTCCGTATGCCTTGCAGACCTGGCCCTCAGGATCGCTCGCTAGTGGGAACGTGAGAGGTCCGATGCCCCCCTGCGACGGCGCGCAGGTCAACCAGCGCGCATGGGTGTCGATCGAGTCCGTACTAACCGCCAAAACATCGCAGTGCCGCTCGCGAAACTCCTCGATGCGGTCGCTCAAGGACGTTAGCTCTGTCGGGCAGACGAACGAGAAATCGCGCGGATAGAACATCAGCAACAGCCAGCGGTCAAGGTAATCGTCGAGAGTTGCCTGACCACGTTCAGATCCGAGCCCATTGACAAGGGACAGAGAGAATGCGGGCGCTCGGGTGCCTACTTTGGCTTCACGTGTCATCTTCAATAACCGTTTCCATGGAATAGATCTTGTCGGACTTCGCCTCACGGCAAGGGAGCACGAATCGCCTGGCCAGGGGCGACCGCATTTTGCAACTGCCCCTCCTTGACCACCGGTGTTCCGGCGACCAAGACCAGTCGAAACCCCGCCGAGTATTCGGCCGGCCGTTCGAATGTCGACCGGTCGATGACCGTTTGCGGGTCGAACACCACCAGATCGGCATCAGCGCCGGCTTGCACTCGGCCCTTATTCTTCATCATGGGCACGCGATGTTCCAATCGTTGAGCCGGCATGATCGTCATCTTCCGGATCGCGTCGATCCAAGAGAGGGCACCCTGCTCGCGGACATAACGTCCCAGGACCCTTGCATAGGTGCCGGAGCCGCGCGGATGACCTTTGCCGCCGTCGAGAAATCCATCGCTGGCGATCATCGTCAGCGGGTTGGCCACCGTTTCGCGCACCATCGCCTCGGGCATCGAGTGAATGATCACGAGCCCCCCAACGTCCCGGTAGCGCGCGAATGTCTCGGCGGTCAACCGTTCGCCGGTTGCCACCCATTGCA
The nucleotide sequence above comes from Pirellulales bacterium. Encoded proteins:
- a CDS encoding serine hydrolase domain-containing protein, with protein sequence MMIPIDARRLFTLLALLSVSQASAVEDRGEPVAAVASSDGQASRSDGPSGAWLARLITDLRQQNQLVGLGAIVMVDGQVVATAVDGERKIDSGVPLELADRWHIGSITKSITATMIARLVEAGKMQWSDSIGERFPDARVHDDWKRVSLSELLTHTSGAPANFPMLVLLLRPAIGPECTQKRREAVMDVISKKPASTPGEKYAYSNIGYTIAGAMAEAATGVGWEDLVRREVFEPLALASAGFGAPKSPEETLDQPRGHIRTRDKKTAVSDKSDVTPIIGPAGTVHMTLADLCRYGNEHLRGGKLLAAETYKRLHDPHLENYAYGWVKKRATDELPHVTYWHNGSNTMWYALLVFIPDTNMTVAVTSNDCDIAKAESAAWSIVQASAKQFDVQGD
- a CDS encoding redoxin domain-containing protein, with the translated sequence MTREAKVGTRAPAFSLSLVNGLGSERGQATLDDYLDRWLLLMFYPRDFSFVCPTELTSLSDRIEEFRERHCDVLAVSTDSIDTHARWLTCAPSQGGIGPLTFPLASDPEGQVCKAYGVLVERGHMALRGLFIIDPNGVLQYQVVHNLTVGRSSDEILRVLDGLQSGGLCAAERTIGQAPLNVLEQLGPNRVMGQYRLESLLGSGTFGVVYRAHDLVLDRTVALKVLPSGDATRDRVLAEARAAAALNHPNVCTVHAVDDSNGAPMIVMEYVAGETLAARIKAGAMAPDVVAAFGRQIAAGLAAAHAAGVVHGDLKPANLMVTPSGAIKIMDFGLAQRVSALEDRDNTIEWNESSGSRISGTPRYMAPEQARGEPASAASDVFVLGLITYEMLTGKSAISGKSILESLMAIEQFDSAKFVAELSEPFAGILREALVRQPTDRRITMAQIVEQLA